Part of the bacterium genome is shown below.
TGCCTACGACCTCGGTGAGAACAATCGTTTCGGCGACGAACAGGCGACGGCACTTCGGACGGTCGTTGCCGACAAGTTGGTGGATCTGCGGAGTCTGGCTGCCAAGCAGTCCGCCGTCGACAGCCCGCTCTTCCAGCTATTGGACGAGTGGCGGCCCAGCGACATCGCCCGATTGAAGGCCGACGTTTTCCGAGATCGCGTACAGCTGAACGAGACGTACAAGCAGCAGCTAGGGGCCATACGTGAGAAGGCAAAGAATGAGGAGTCGCGTCAAGACGCCATGGACGAGCTCGCCGAGATTCGAGGAGGCCTTCCGTCCTTCGATGCCGTCGACGCGGGGACGACGATGGATCTCATGCTCACCTATCGCGCCCTCGAGGACTGGGATGGGATGATCGCGGTCGTCGAGGACATGCCGCAGACGCTCAAACGTCAGGTGTTCGTGCGTGAGCAGCTGGGCTTCGCGCACAATCGCCGGGCTGGCGAAACGAAGAATCCGGCGGATCGAGCAGAAGCTCTGAGAGTTCTTTCCGAAGTCGAGGACCAGCAGGGACCCAGCTCCGAGACCTGCGGGCTGATCGGGCGCATCCACAAGGACAGCTGGAACGCGGCCCTCGAGGCGGGCGATCCTCTCGGCGCCGCGGGGCACTTGAAGATGGCGATCGCGGCCTACACCCGCGGATTCATGGCGGATCAACGGGATGCCTACCCCGGAATCAATGCCATCACGCTACTCGACATCAAGGGAGACGAGCCGTCGTTGAGGCAGAAGGAGAGACTCCTGCCCGTCGTCCGGTTCGCGGTCGAGCAGAGACTCGAGGGTCGTCAGCCGGACTATTGGGATCATGCGACGATGCTGGAGTTGTCTGTCCTGGGGGGCGACGCCGAGTCGGCGAACGAGAGTCTGGCCGATGCGCTCGCGGTGATCAGGGAGACGATGGAGCCTCGGTCGACGGCGAACAACTTGAGGATGATTCGGCGAGCGCGCGAGGAGCGCGGTGAGTTGCAGGACTGGCTGGGGCAGGTGATCGAGGAGCTGGAGAAGAGGGCCGGTTGACGGACATTCGCCGTCTCGATCGACTTTGCGCCGGGACGGCGGAGGGTCGTCCGAGCTGATCGTCCCGACTCATCCGTCGCCGTTGCTCGGAATCCCGCCCCACTCGGGGAAGCGCTCGGTCAACCCGTCTCGAAGCACCTGCTGGGCCTCGCCGAGTCCGCTCGGCGCGAATCGACTTCCCGCGATCCGATCCAGCGACTCGATCGTCGTCTGGATCATGAACCCCGCCCGCGAGCACGCGATCCCCCGCCGAAGGGCTTCGAGGCTCTCGATCGGATCGTCTCGCAGTAGGGTGAACTTACCGAGATCGAACCACGCCCACGGCAGATTGATTTCTGCCGCGGCCTGGTCACGGCAGCGCGCAGTCGCGCGCTCGATGTCCATCGCCCGGGCGCTCGGGAAGTCGACGTCCGGCGTGAGCGCCATCTCCATCTCGAGCAACCCCCACAGAGCATAGGGGTCACCCGGATCGAGCGTATGGGCGCGCCCGTAGTATTCACGCGCGCGTTCTCCCTCTCCGCTGCGCTTGAGCGTTCCGGCGAGTGAGGCCATCGCGTCGGGGTCCGCATGCACGTCGGCCGCGGCCCGTGTGAGTAGGGCCTGACCCCTCTGGTGAGCAGCGGACTCGGGTTCGAGCCGGTGCTTCTGGCAGATCGCGACGCCCATGTCACGCAACGCGGGTTGGTATCCCGCCTCCGCATGCGACTCGAGGGTCTCGATCGCGCGGTCCCAATCCTCGATGCTGATCGCGAGCTTGGCGAGACGCACGGCGACGCTGGGGTCGGGATCGTATTCGAGGACCTTGTCGAGGATGTCGATCTCGCGAAGGGTCTCTTCGAGGGTCAGCTGCGCGGGGTAGGTCGTTCGGTAGGTGCGGAAACCGGCGCGAAGTCGCGAGAAGGAGACGTCGACTGCCTGGAGGACCCGCGAGAGTTCATCGAGCTCCTGGCGCCAGCGTTCGGGAAGCGGCAGCGGAACGTCTCGGCCCATCTCGTGATTCACGTTCGCCCAGGCATCTTCCAGAACGGTCCGTACCTCGATCTCGGCTTCGAGCCCGCAGACTTCGTTCGGCACCTTCACGCCGAGCACGCTCTCGGCGGCCTTCGCTCGCGTTTCGTCGAGGCTGACGACGAGGCGCACGGGATGGTATCCCGAGCCGAGCACCTGAGCGGCGACGTCGCTCTGGTCGATGCTCTTCGATTCGACCTCGAAGTAGCGCTCGATGAAATGAACGATCCGGGTCGCTTGTTCGCGAGTGTGGACCACCACCCTTCCTCCGC
Proteins encoded:
- a CDS encoding DUF4071 domain-containing protein — its product is MIDFDRIYSQSLAPAIEDAGLEPIRADHERTGGVIHKPMFERLLLCDFAIADLTTANANVFYELGVRHTARPATTLTIFADHQPIPFDVNFLSSVAYDLGENNRFGDEQATALRTVVADKLVDLRSLAAKQSAVDSPLFQLLDEWRPSDIARLKADVFRDRVQLNETYKQQLGAIREKAKNEESRQDAMDELAEIRGGLPSFDAVDAGTTMDLMLTYRALEDWDGMIAVVEDMPQTLKRQVFVREQLGFAHNRRAGETKNPADRAEALRVLSEVEDQQGPSSETCGLIGRIHKDSWNAALEAGDPLGAAGHLKMAIAAYTRGFMADQRDAYPGINAITLLDIKGDEPSLRQKERLLPVVRFAVEQRLEGRQPDYWDHATMLELSVLGGDAESANESLADALAVIRETMEPRSTANNLRMIRRAREERGELQDWLGQVIEELEKRAG